Proteins from one Bradyrhizobium amphicarpaeae genomic window:
- a CDS encoding DUF29 domain-containing protein, whose product MSTTTSKVRPGSNETSTAPARYEDDLYGWVEAQIALLKAGRLTEVDAENIAEELADAGHDQYDKLESALSVLMMHLLKWDHQATHRSRSWVNTVHEQRKRITRVLRKNPSLKSRIPEATEEGYEDARDNAAAETGIAKKLFPKVCPYDWSVITTRVIEFDDLRSPEE is encoded by the coding sequence ATGAGCACGACGACCAGCAAAGTCCGCCCCGGGTCGAACGAAACATCGACCGCGCCTGCCCGCTATGAGGACGATCTCTATGGTTGGGTTGAGGCTCAGATCGCGCTGCTGAAGGCGGGCCGGCTGACCGAGGTCGATGCGGAGAATATTGCGGAGGAGCTGGCGGATGCGGGGCACGATCAGTACGACAAACTGGAAAGTGCGCTGAGCGTCCTGATGATGCACCTCTTGAAATGGGACCATCAGGCGACCCATCGATCGCGAAGTTGGGTGAACACCGTGCACGAGCAGCGAAAGCGTATCACGCGCGTGCTGCGCAAGAACCCAAGCCTCAAGTCGCGTATTCCGGAGGCGACAGAAGAGGGTTATGAGGATGCGCGGGACAATGCCGCGGCTGAAACCGGGATCGCCAAGAAGCTCTTCCCGAAAGTCTGCCCTTATGACTGGTCCGTTATTACGACGCGCGTTATCGAATTTGACGATCTCCGGTCGCCGGAAGAATAA
- a CDS encoding DUF2235 domain-containing protein, whose protein sequence is MEQVHTTAAKPEPKNLVICCDGTGNEISENISNVLKLYRCLRKTDRTQPRQMVFYDPGVGTVTEPTTWHRLKANINLVLGLATGYGLDDNVLSAYCFLVEHYAAGDRIYLFGFSRGAYTVRVLAGLIHKIGLIRPEQANLAGSGLVAYKQYSGTGRGNDVEDLSDVTFDEQGPLPKDAFDLAAQFARITSTRWPTIHFIGVWDTVASVIVPRPDRLFWPSLEELAFTLRNPSVRIFRQAIAIDERRCMFRLKTYCEPQEFWSNRYVRDEKKVPQDILQVWFAGVHSDVGGGYPEAQSGDSKYPLIWMIAEAEKAGLNFNPPTVKQLAWGIQRKNSPFQYVAPAYTGKTGVLHDSMTAGWRVLEFIPKSAKYREWPERKVFLGFYIPDCEPRLIPEGAHVHESVLKRIAVEPDYRPVNMPKAYETVPMPVPPGVDAGAEAEIVTG, encoded by the coding sequence GTGGAGCAGGTCCACACCACCGCGGCCAAACCCGAGCCGAAGAACCTCGTCATCTGCTGTGACGGCACCGGCAACGAGATTTCGGAGAACATCTCCAACGTCCTGAAGCTGTATCGCTGCCTGCGCAAGACCGACCGGACGCAGCCGCGGCAGATGGTGTTCTACGATCCCGGCGTCGGCACGGTGACGGAGCCGACGACGTGGCACCGCCTGAAAGCCAATATCAACCTGGTGCTGGGGCTCGCCACCGGCTACGGGCTCGACGACAACGTGCTCAGCGCCTATTGCTTCCTGGTCGAGCATTACGCAGCCGGCGACAGGATCTATCTGTTCGGCTTCTCGCGCGGGGCCTACACGGTTCGCGTGCTGGCGGGGCTGATCCACAAGATCGGCCTGATCAGGCCGGAGCAGGCCAACCTCGCAGGCTCGGGGCTCGTCGCCTACAAGCAATATTCCGGCACCGGGCGCGGCAACGACGTCGAAGACCTCAGCGACGTCACCTTCGACGAGCAGGGACCGCTGCCGAAGGACGCGTTCGATCTCGCCGCGCAGTTCGCGCGCATCACCTCGACGCGCTGGCCGACCATCCATTTCATCGGCGTGTGGGACACGGTGGCGAGCGTGATCGTGCCGCGCCCCGACCGGCTGTTCTGGCCGAGCCTGGAGGAGCTCGCCTTCACGCTGCGCAACCCCAGCGTCAGGATTTTCCGGCAGGCGATCGCGATCGACGAGCGGCGCTGCATGTTCCGCCTCAAGACGTACTGCGAGCCGCAGGAGTTCTGGAGCAACCGCTATGTGCGGGACGAGAAGAAGGTGCCGCAGGACATCCTGCAGGTGTGGTTCGCCGGCGTGCACAGCGACGTCGGCGGCGGCTATCCGGAGGCACAGAGCGGCGACTCCAAATATCCGCTGATCTGGATGATCGCGGAGGCGGAGAAGGCGGGGCTGAACTTCAACCCGCCGACGGTGAAGCAGCTCGCCTGGGGCATCCAGCGCAAGAACTCGCCGTTCCAATATGTCGCGCCTGCCTACACCGGCAAGACGGGCGTGCTGCACGATTCCATGACGGCGGGCTGGCGGGTGCTGGAGTTCATTCCGAAGAGCGCGAAATATAGGGAATGGCCGGAGCGGAAGGTGTTTCTCGGCTTCTACATCCCCGATTGCGAGCCGCGCCTGATCCCCGAAGGCGCGCATGTGCATGAGAGCGTGCTGAAACGGATCGCGGTGGAGCCGGACTACCGGCCGGTGAACATGCCGAAAGCGTATGAGACGGTGCCGATGCCGGTGCCGCCGGGGGTGGACGCCGGAGCCGAGGCGGAGATCGTGACGGGGTGA
- a CDS encoding DUF1488 family protein: protein MTVTTSRFIAHDQDRGIVQFSMQDGAKEFACAISTSAMDDLERGPRARPAEREAQFTRLRDRIEACVERKYQATEFEGTPPGIVLRSIDFRG, encoded by the coding sequence ATGACAGTCACCACCAGCCGCTTCATCGCCCACGACCAGGACCGCGGCATCGTCCAGTTCTCGATGCAGGACGGCGCGAAGGAATTCGCCTGCGCGATCTCGACCTCCGCCATGGACGACCTCGAGCGCGGCCCGCGCGCCCGGCCCGCCGAGCGCGAAGCCCAGTTCACCCGCCTCCGCGACCGTATCGAAGCCTGCGTCGAGCGGAAGTATCAGGCAACGGAGTTCGAGGGAACGCCGCCGGGCATCGTGCTGCGGAGCATTGATTTCAGGGGGTAG
- a CDS encoding NADH:flavin oxidoreductase/NADH oxidase — MSVLFSPIKLRGLTLKNRIVVSPMCQYSADDGVATDWHFTHINNLSLSGAAMFCIEATHVEAIGRITPGCLGLYSDAAEAALKQILNSVRKHSTTAIAMQLAHAGRKASSARPWDGGQLIPVEQGGWQTVAPSALPHKDGEAAPTALDAAGLKRIRDAFVDSAKRAERIGIDAIELHGAHGYLLHQFLSPISNRRTDEYGGSLENRMRFPLEIYDAVRAVFPHDKPVGMRVSSTDWVEGGWDLAQTIAFANALKARGVDWIDASSGGVSPLQKIPLGPGYQVQFAEAIKRETGLPTIAVGLITEGRQAEEIVASGKADMVALARGMLYDPRWGWHAAADLGGEVEAPPQYWRSQPSTQKALFGKTTFGAR, encoded by the coding sequence ATGAGCGTCCTGTTTTCCCCGATCAAGCTGCGCGGCCTGACGTTGAAGAACCGCATCGTGGTGTCGCCGATGTGCCAATATTCGGCCGACGACGGCGTCGCCACCGACTGGCACTTCACCCACATCAACAACCTCAGCCTGTCGGGCGCGGCGATGTTCTGCATCGAGGCGACGCACGTGGAGGCGATCGGCCGCATCACGCCGGGCTGCCTCGGGCTCTACAGCGATGCCGCCGAGGCCGCGCTGAAGCAGATCCTCAATTCGGTGCGCAAGCATTCCACCACGGCGATCGCGATGCAGCTCGCCCATGCCGGCCGCAAGGCCAGTAGCGCGCGGCCCTGGGACGGCGGCCAGCTGATCCCGGTGGAGCAGGGCGGCTGGCAGACGGTGGCGCCGTCGGCGCTGCCGCACAAGGACGGCGAGGCCGCCCCTACGGCGCTGGACGCAGCCGGCCTCAAGCGCATCCGCGACGCCTTCGTCGACAGCGCCAAGCGCGCGGAGCGCATCGGCATCGACGCGATCGAGCTGCACGGCGCGCACGGCTATCTGCTGCATCAATTCCTGTCGCCGATCTCCAACAGGCGCACCGACGAATATGGCGGCTCGCTCGAAAACCGCATGCGCTTCCCGCTCGAGATCTATGATGCGGTGCGCGCGGTGTTTCCGCACGACAAGCCGGTGGGCATGCGGGTGTCGTCGACCGACTGGGTCGAGGGCGGCTGGGATCTGGCGCAGACGATCGCGTTCGCCAATGCGCTGAAGGCGCGCGGCGTCGACTGGATCGATGCCTCCTCCGGCGGCGTCTCGCCGCTGCAGAAGATCCCGCTCGGCCCCGGCTATCAGGTGCAGTTCGCCGAGGCCATCAAGCGCGAGACCGGATTGCCGACCATCGCCGTCGGCCTGATCACCGAGGGCAGGCAGGCCGAGGAGATCGTCGCATCCGGCAAGGCCGACATGGTCGCGCTCGCCCGCGGCATGCTCTACGACCCGCGCTGGGGCTGGCACGCTGCCGCCGATCTCGGCGGCGAGGTCGAAGCCCCGCCGCAATACTGGCGCTCGCAGCCCTCGACGCAGAAGGCGCTGTTCGGCAAGACCACGTTCGGCGCGCGGTAG
- a CDS encoding GNAT family N-acetyltransferase has translation MEVRVETTYGATKKFVAAGLEAFNRHHQTGGAPKSFAVTVREDDDARGGLVAEGVGRWMVFTLLWVEDQYRRRGFGTSLLRTAEAESKKRGAVGVLVDTYSFQAPAFYRKNGYAAYGQVDDFPEAGMTWFRFKKAL, from the coding sequence GTGGAAGTCCGAGTCGAGACGACTTACGGCGCGACGAAAAAGTTCGTCGCGGCCGGTCTCGAGGCCTTCAATCGGCACCACCAGACGGGCGGTGCGCCGAAATCTTTTGCGGTGACGGTCCGAGAAGATGACGATGCGCGAGGCGGCTTGGTCGCCGAAGGCGTTGGTCGTTGGATGGTCTTCACCCTCTTGTGGGTGGAGGACCAATATCGTCGCCGCGGATTTGGAACCTCGTTGCTTCGTACGGCAGAAGCCGAATCGAAGAAAAGGGGTGCAGTTGGTGTTCTGGTAGATACCTATTCGTTCCAGGCGCCGGCATTTTACAGGAAGAATGGCTATGCGGCCTATGGGCAAGTCGACGACTTTCCAGAAGCCGGAATGACTTGGTTTCGATTCAAGAAAGCGCTCTGA
- the cobS gene encoding cobaltochelatase subunit CobS gives MSKVEEVSGLPDMKVSVRQVFGIDSDLEVPAYSEVDPHVPEVDSDYRFDRATTLAILAGFARNRRVMVTGYHGTGKSTHIEQVAARLNWPCVRVNLDSHISRIDLVGKDSIVVRDGKQVTEFRDGILPWALQHNVALVFDEYDAGRPDVMFVIQRVLEVSGRLTLLDQNKVIKPHPSFRLFATANTVGLGDTSGLYHGTQQINQGQMDRWSIVTTLNYLSHDEEVEIVLAKAKHYRTQEGRDIVNKMVRLADLTRNAFANGDLSTVMSPRTVITWAENADIFGDIGFAFRVTFLNKCDELERPLVAEFYQRCFNAELPESAVNVALS, from the coding sequence ATGTCCAAAGTTGAGGAAGTTTCCGGTCTGCCCGACATGAAGGTGTCGGTGCGCCAGGTGTTCGGGATCGACAGCGATCTCGAAGTCCCCGCCTATTCCGAAGTCGATCCTCATGTGCCCGAAGTCGATTCCGACTACCGCTTCGACCGCGCCACCACGCTCGCCATTCTCGCCGGCTTCGCCCGCAACCGCCGCGTGATGGTGACCGGCTATCACGGCACCGGCAAATCCACCCATATCGAGCAGGTCGCGGCCCGCCTGAACTGGCCCTGCGTGCGCGTCAACCTCGACAGCCACATCAGCCGCATCGACCTCGTCGGCAAGGACTCCATCGTGGTCCGCGACGGCAAGCAGGTCACCGAATTCCGCGACGGCATTTTGCCGTGGGCGCTCCAGCACAACGTCGCGCTGGTGTTCGACGAATACGACGCCGGCCGCCCGGACGTGATGTTCGTGATCCAGCGCGTGCTGGAAGTCTCGGGACGCCTGACGCTGCTCGACCAGAACAAGGTGATCAAGCCGCATCCGTCGTTCCGGCTGTTCGCCACCGCGAACACCGTCGGCCTCGGCGACACCTCGGGCCTCTATCACGGCACCCAGCAGATCAACCAGGGCCAGATGGACCGCTGGTCGATCGTCACGACGCTGAACTATCTCAGCCATGACGAGGAAGTGGAGATCGTGCTGGCGAAGGCCAAGCACTATCGCACCCAGGAAGGCCGCGACATCGTCAACAAGATGGTGCGCCTCGCCGATCTCACCCGCAACGCCTTCGCCAATGGCGATTTGTCGACGGTGATGAGCCCGCGCACGGTGATCACCTGGGCCGAGAATGCCGACATCTTCGGCGATATCGGCTTTGCGTTCCGCGTCACCTTCCTCAACAAATGCGACGAGCTCGAGCGTCCGCTGGTCGCCGAGTTCTACCAGCGCTGCTTCAACGCCGAGCTGCCGGAATCGGCGGTCAACGTGGCGCTGAGCTGA
- the cobT gene encoding cobaltochelatase subunit CobT — protein MTTSNSKFRNTKEAPTEPFKRSVAACLKAIAKSPELDVSFAAERPGLAPGKARLPEPARKMTKRDAAIVRGHADSIALKIACHDAKVHRKLMPGNPQARGVFEAVEQARVEAIGARRMAGVAKNLTAMLDDHFHRGKFDEITDRADAPLADALAMLVRERLTGLAPPTAAKKMVDLWRPILEDKIGKRLDRLDTLVEDQTRFGDAVHDLLTALDIGDERSADSEEDDENDENQDGDNDQSGAEGSPDSDAAQEMSADQAQASSEEMSESAMESAQASTSDTFDDGELGDDETPGEATRPNSSGKNEPRGPEYHAFAPKFDEVIAAEDLCDHDELERLRAYLDKQLAHLQGIVARLANRLQRKLMAQQNRAWEFDLEEGILDPARLSRVVIDPYQPLSFMHEKEATFRDTVVTLLLDNSGSMRGRPITVAATCADILARTLERCGVKVEILGFTTRAWKGGQSREAWLAAGKPANPGRLNDLRHIIYKSADAPWRRARKNLGLMMREGLLKENIDGEALDWAHKRLLGRPEQRKILMMISDGAPVDDSTLSVNPGNYLERHLRHIIEEIETRSPVELIAIGIGHDVTRYYRRAVTIVDAEELGGAITEKLAELFSETNTAPTQSSGRPRRKLHS, from the coding sequence ATGACTACTTCCAACTCCAAATTCCGCAACACCAAGGAAGCGCCGACCGAGCCGTTCAAGCGATCGGTTGCGGCCTGCCTGAAGGCGATCGCGAAATCGCCCGAGCTCGATGTCAGCTTCGCGGCCGAGCGGCCCGGCCTCGCGCCCGGCAAGGCGCGGCTGCCGGAGCCGGCGCGAAAAATGACCAAGCGTGATGCCGCGATCGTGCGCGGGCACGCCGATTCCATCGCGCTGAAGATCGCCTGCCACGACGCCAAAGTTCATCGCAAGTTGATGCCCGGCAATCCGCAGGCGCGCGGGGTGTTCGAGGCGGTGGAGCAGGCCCGCGTCGAGGCGATCGGCGCGCGCCGCATGGCGGGCGTTGCGAAGAACCTCACCGCGATGCTCGACGACCATTTCCATCGCGGCAAGTTCGACGAGATCACCGACCGCGCCGACGCCCCCTTGGCGGACGCGCTGGCGATGCTGGTGCGCGAGCGCCTGACCGGCCTGGCGCCGCCGACCGCCGCGAAGAAGATGGTCGATCTCTGGCGTCCCATTCTCGAAGACAAGATCGGCAAGCGGCTCGACCGGCTCGATACCCTGGTCGAGGACCAGACCCGGTTCGGCGACGCCGTACACGATCTGCTGACCGCGCTCGATATCGGCGACGAGCGCAGCGCCGACAGCGAAGAGGATGACGAGAACGACGAGAACCAGGACGGCGACAACGATCAGTCCGGCGCCGAGGGCTCGCCCGATTCCGACGCGGCACAGGAGATGAGTGCCGACCAGGCGCAGGCCTCGAGCGAGGAGATGAGCGAGAGCGCGATGGAAAGCGCGCAGGCCTCGACCTCCGACACCTTCGACGACGGCGAGCTCGGTGACGACGAGACGCCGGGCGAGGCGACGCGTCCGAACTCGAGCGGCAAGAACGAGCCGCGCGGGCCGGAATACCATGCCTTCGCGCCGAAATTCGACGAGGTCATCGCCGCCGAAGACCTCTGCGACCATGACGAGCTGGAGCGCCTGCGCGCCTATCTCGACAAGCAGCTCGCGCATCTGCAGGGCATCGTCGCCCGCCTCGCCAACCGGCTGCAGCGCAAGCTGATGGCGCAGCAGAACCGCGCCTGGGAGTTCGACCTCGAAGAGGGCATCCTCGACCCGGCGCGGCTGTCGCGCGTGGTGATCGATCCCTACCAGCCGCTGTCCTTCATGCACGAGAAGGAGGCGACGTTCCGCGACACCGTGGTGACGCTGCTGCTCGACAATTCCGGCTCGATGCGCGGTCGCCCGATCACGGTCGCAGCGACCTGTGCAGACATTCTGGCGCGCACGCTGGAGCGTTGCGGCGTCAAGGTCGAGATCCTCGGCTTCACCACGCGCGCCTGGAAGGGCGGGCAATCGCGCGAGGCGTGGCTTGCCGCCGGCAAGCCGGCCAATCCCGGCCGTCTCAACGATCTCCGCCACATCATCTACAAATCCGCCGATGCCCCCTGGCGCCGCGCGCGCAAGAATCTCGGCCTGATGATGCGCGAGGGTCTGCTGAAGGAGAACATCGACGGCGAGGCGCTGGATTGGGCGCACAAGCGCCTGCTCGGCCGGCCCGAGCAGCGCAAGATCCTGATGATGATCTCGGACGGTGCGCCGGTCGACGATTCCACGCTGTCGGTCAATCCCGGCAATTATCTGGAGCGGCATCTGCGCCACATCATCGAGGAGATCGAGACCCGCTCGCCGGTCGAGCTGATCGCGATCGGCATCGGCCATGACGTGACGCGCTACTACCGCCGCGCGGTGACGATCGTGGATGCCGAGGAGCTCGGCGGCGCCATCACCGAGAAGCTCGCCGAACTGTTCAGCGAGACCAACACGGCGCCGACGCAAAGCTCCGGTCGCCCGCGACGCAAATTGCATTCGTGA
- a CDS encoding PilZ domain-containing protein encodes MPNHPRRFARVKPAGLVSRQAKIITDPRAPVITCTLIDYSPGGACVDLGGQVKIPDRFELLHVNTRKRCRIAWKRGTRVGVVF; translated from the coding sequence GTGCCAAACCATCCGCGCAGATTTGCCCGCGTGAAGCCTGCAGGGCTGGTGTCGCGCCAGGCCAAGATCATCACCGACCCGCGCGCGCCGGTCATCACCTGCACGCTGATCGACTATTCGCCCGGCGGCGCCTGCGTCGATCTCGGCGGCCAGGTGAAGATCCCCGACAGATTCGAGCTGCTGCACGTCAACACCAGGAAGCGCTGCCGCATCGCCTGGAAGCGCGGCACGCGGGTCGGCGTGGTGTTCTGA
- a CDS encoding DedA family protein: MTSFLDPLISFVSAHPWLAYLTLFLAALLEAVPVVGSVIPGSTIILALSALVPGGELKLQWVLLAAILGAVLGDGSAYWIGHRQQREILDTWPLTNYPRVVAESETFFHRFGTWAVFFARFVPPIRAFVPVTAGALGMAPAKFYAVNIPAILAWAPAHVLPGVLAVSALHEYAGLHHHGHVGKHIWMLTVVAVAIVGGVAVWIYRRRNGGGVAEAKPRA, encoded by the coding sequence GTGACGTCCTTCCTCGATCCCCTCATCTCGTTCGTCTCGGCCCATCCGTGGCTGGCCTATCTGACCCTGTTCCTGGCGGCCCTGCTCGAAGCGGTCCCGGTGGTGGGGTCGGTCATCCCCGGCTCGACCATCATCCTGGCGCTGAGCGCCCTGGTTCCGGGCGGCGAGCTGAAGCTGCAATGGGTGCTGCTCGCCGCCATCCTCGGCGCCGTGCTCGGCGACGGCTCGGCCTACTGGATCGGACACCGGCAGCAGCGCGAGATCCTCGACACCTGGCCGCTGACCAACTATCCGCGCGTGGTCGCCGAGAGCGAGACATTCTTCCACCGCTTCGGCACCTGGGCCGTGTTCTTCGCCCGCTTCGTGCCGCCGATCCGCGCCTTCGTGCCCGTGACGGCCGGCGCGCTCGGCATGGCGCCGGCGAAATTCTACGCGGTGAACATCCCGGCGATCCTAGCCTGGGCGCCAGCCCACGTGCTGCCGGGCGTGCTGGCGGTATCGGCCCTGCACGAATATGCCGGGCTGCATCACCATGGGCATGTCGGCAAGCATATCTGGATGCTGACGGTGGTGGCGGTGGCGATCGTGGGCGGTGTCGCGGTGTGGATCTATCGCCGGCGCAATGGCGGCGGTGTCGCGGAAGCCAAGCCGCGGGCTTGA
- a CDS encoding esterase-like activity of phytase family protein codes for MSTHRSRRSFLRYAAAGFSTLAVSRLAQAQAAAEPPPRALQVENAVVEPVGVEVNARAIPHFEPRDRTRTRFGSLEYRSGLVLTSPYRGFGGLSGIRLDARGESFLAVSDQGGWFTGRIRYSGGKMAGLADVEAAPLLGAEGRPITEKRLWWDSESIARDGDVVYVGLERVNQILRYDFSKGGTRARGEVVPVPAGVRKLPFNKGLEALVVVPKDKDKGKGRNLPLAGTLIAFSERGLDADGNLTAFLIGGPTPGQFSVRRTEKYDISDAVLLPSGELLILERKFSWFTGVNIRIRSLPLKGIAPGALVDGPALFAADLGHEVDNMEGIDAHVTPEGETVLTLISDDNFSMLQRTLLLQFTLAE; via the coding sequence GTGAGCACGCATCGATCCCGCCGCAGCTTTCTCAGGTATGCGGCGGCGGGATTTTCCACTCTCGCAGTCTCCCGCCTCGCGCAGGCGCAGGCGGCGGCCGAGCCGCCGCCGCGCGCGCTGCAGGTCGAGAACGCCGTCGTCGAGCCCGTCGGCGTCGAGGTCAACGCGCGCGCCATTCCCCATTTCGAGCCGCGTGACCGTACGCGCACGCGCTTCGGCTCGCTGGAGTACCGCAGCGGCCTGGTGCTGACCTCGCCCTATCGCGGCTTTGGCGGTTTGTCCGGCATCCGCCTCGATGCCAGGGGCGAGAGCTTCCTCGCCGTCTCCGACCAGGGCGGCTGGTTCACCGGTCGCATCCGCTATTCCGGCGGCAAGATGGCCGGGCTCGCCGACGTCGAGGCCGCGCCGCTGCTCGGCGCCGAGGGGCGGCCGATCACTGAAAAACGGCTGTGGTGGGATTCGGAATCGATCGCGCGCGACGGCGACGTCGTCTATGTCGGGCTCGAGCGCGTCAACCAGATCCTGCGCTATGATTTCTCCAAGGGCGGCACACGCGCGCGCGGCGAGGTGGTGCCGGTGCCGGCGGGCGTGCGGAAGCTGCCCTTCAACAAGGGGCTGGAGGCGCTGGTCGTCGTGCCCAAAGACAAGGACAAGGGCAAAGGCCGGAACCTGCCGCTGGCGGGCACCCTGATCGCCTTCTCCGAGCGCGGGCTGGATGCCGACGGCAACCTCACCGCCTTCCTGATCGGCGGTCCCACGCCCGGCCAGTTCAGCGTGCGGCGCACCGAGAAATACGACATCAGCGATGCCGTGCTGTTGCCTTCCGGCGAGCTCCTGATCCTCGAACGCAAATTCTCCTGGTTCACCGGCGTCAACATCCGCATCCGCTCGTTACCGCTGAAGGGAATCGCGCCCGGCGCGCTGGTCGACGGCCCCGCGCTGTTCGCCGCCGATCTCGGCCACGAGGTCGACAACATGGAAGGCATCGACGCCCACGTCACGCCCGAAGGCGAGACCGTGCTGACGCTGATCTCCGACGATAATTTCTCGATGCTGCAGCGAACCCTGCTGCTGCAATTCACGCTGGCGGAATAG
- a CDS encoding citrate synthase family protein codes for MKNSSELYLSAREAAAELAISPATLYAYVSRGLIRSEPTPDSRKNRYRAEDVRALKERRVPSPEPRGLRSFDADLPVMDTEISTITEEGAIYRGVNCVDLSEHDTLEHTATLLWDVSEVDPFAPDNQPELSEEMRMIGQAARRAAPIDRAIAVLALAASVDPRAFTRAPDGRAMVGGRIVRLLVATMLNSEPSSEPLHQQIAKAWAADNKHAPDLIRRALVLLADHELNASTFTARCAASTGLNLYDAVIAGLAALKGPKHGGAGVLASQLVKTLVDRDVAPMVRERVALGERFAGFGHGVYKRGDPRAQSLLNALSRAGAPRKFTREVPERIAEATGEFVNIDYALAVLVHALRLPAGSELALFAMARSVGWIAHASEQLQFGKLIRPRARYVGPAPGRRAGAAG; via the coding sequence ATGAAAAATTCTTCGGAGCTCTACCTCTCCGCCCGGGAGGCCGCCGCCGAGCTCGCGATCTCGCCGGCCACGCTCTACGCCTATGTCAGCCGCGGCCTGATCCGCTCCGAGCCGACGCCGGATTCGCGCAAGAACCGCTACCGCGCCGAGGATGTGCGGGCGCTGAAGGAGCGCCGTGTGCCGTCCCCGGAGCCGCGCGGCCTGCGCAGCTTCGATGCCGACCTGCCTGTCATGGACACCGAGATATCGACCATCACCGAGGAGGGCGCGATCTATCGCGGCGTCAATTGCGTCGATCTTTCCGAGCACGACACGCTGGAGCACACCGCGACGCTGCTTTGGGATGTCTCCGAGGTCGATCCGTTCGCTCCCGACAACCAGCCCGAGCTCTCCGAGGAGATGCGCATGATCGGGCAAGCCGCGCGCCGGGCCGCGCCGATCGACCGCGCCATCGCCGTGCTCGCGCTGGCCGCGAGCGTCGATCCCCGCGCGTTTACGCGTGCGCCCGACGGCCGCGCCATGGTCGGCGGGCGCATCGTCCGCCTGCTGGTCGCGACCATGCTCAATTCAGAACCGTCATCCGAGCCGCTTCATCAGCAGATCGCAAAGGCCTGGGCCGCCGACAACAAGCACGCGCCCGATCTGATCCGCCGCGCGCTGGTGCTGCTGGCCGATCACGAGCTGAACGCCTCGACCTTCACCGCGCGCTGCGCGGCCTCGACCGGCCTCAACCTCTACGATGCTGTCATCGCCGGTCTCGCCGCGCTGAAAGGCCCCAAGCATGGCGGCGCCGGCGTGCTGGCCTCGCAGCTCGTCAAGACCCTGGTCGACCGCGACGTCGCCCCGATGGTGCGCGAGCGCGTCGCGCTCGGCGAGCGCTTTGCCGGCTTCGGCCACGGCGTCTACAAGCGCGGCGATCCCCGCGCGCAATCACTGCTCAACGCGCTATCGCGCGCCGGCGCGCCGCGCAAATTCACCCGCGAAGTGCCGGAGCGGATCGCGGAAGCGACCGGCGAGTTCGTCAACATCGACTATGCGCTCGCCGTGCTCGTGCACGCGCTGCGTCTGCCCGCGGGCAGCGAGCTCGCTTTGTTCGCGATGGCCCGCAGCGTCGGATGGATCGCCCATGCCAGCGAGCAATTGCAATTCGGGAAGCTGATACGGCCGAGGGCGAGGTATGTCGGGCCGGCGCCGGGGCGGAGAGCGGGAGCGGCTGGTTAG